One Helicobacter cetorum MIT 00-7128 DNA window includes the following coding sequences:
- the mnmH gene encoding tRNA 2-selenouridine(34) synthase MnmH: MQTTQNLENFDVFLDARTPKEFEESHIPNALNFAVFNDEEHALIGTIYKQESPLKAKILGSSLACQNIAHYLQNSLNDKNTPLKHKNKILVYCARGGKRSSALGIILKEIGFQVQKLEGGYKTYRNLVLNELKKPFNKPLIVLDGLTGCGKTELIEYFSSFSIDLENLAKHYGSSFGNPTNAKRPTQKMFENLLYNEIKLKKDEPLLMIEKEPKALGGLVIPSPLFNAYQNSPYTIFVNAPLESRIKRLVSMYSQLRDDVFNKALNTIKPYTTRAIFQDLKNLWEHRDLEKIAEILTTKYYDLVYKKSPSSYSISFNTLEQSAEEILAIRAEILHNACK, translated from the coding sequence ATGCAAACCACACAGAATTTAGAAAATTTTGATGTTTTTTTAGACGCAAGAACCCCAAAGGAATTTGAAGAATCTCATATCCCTAATGCTCTAAATTTTGCTGTTTTTAATGATGAAGAGCATGCGCTTATTGGCACAATTTACAAACAAGAATCCCCCTTAAAAGCAAAAATTTTAGGCTCAAGCCTAGCATGCCAAAATATCGCACACTATTTACAAAATAGTCTCAATGACAAAAACACTCCCCTAAAGCACAAAAACAAAATTTTAGTTTATTGTGCTAGAGGGGGTAAGCGAAGTTCTGCTCTTGGCATTATTCTAAAAGAGATTGGCTTTCAAGTCCAAAAGCTTGAAGGGGGCTATAAAACCTACCGCAACTTAGTTTTAAATGAGCTAAAAAAGCCATTCAACAAGCCATTAATTGTATTAGATGGCTTAACAGGTTGTGGCAAAACAGAGCTTATTGAATATTTTTCTTCTTTTAGCATTGATTTAGAAAATCTAGCCAAACACTATGGCTCTAGCTTTGGTAACCCCACAAACGCTAAACGCCCCACTCAAAAGATGTTTGAAAATCTCTTGTATAATGAAATCAAATTAAAAAAAGATGAGCCTCTTTTAATGATAGAAAAAGAGCCAAAAGCCCTTGGAGGTCTAGTTATCCCTAGTCCCCTTTTTAATGCGTATCAAAATTCCCCTTATACCATTTTTGTTAACGCTCCCTTAGAATCACGCATTAAGCGCTTGGTTAGCATGTACTCTCAGTTAAGAGATGATGTTTTTAATAAAGCGCTAAACACCATTAAACCCTATACCACTAGGGCTATTTTTCAAGATTTAAAAAACCTTTGGGAGCATAGAGATTTAGAAAAAATTGCTGAAATCCTAACGACAAAATATTATGATTTAGTTTATAAAAAATCTCCTAGTTCCTATAGCATTTCATTTAATACCTTAGAGCAAAGTGCTGAAGAAATCCTAGCCATTAGGGCTGAAATCTTGCATAATGCTTGCAAGTAA
- the folD gene encoding bifunctional methylenetetrahydrofolate dehydrogenase/methenyltetrahydrofolate cyclohydrolase FolD yields MADKGCVLLDGQALACSIEENLKHEIHSIVSNSNKRPKLAVILVGKDPASVTYVNMKVKACQRVGIDFDLQNLKDTITQEELLNLIANFNANKDISGILVQLPLPKHIDSKKILEAIDPKKDVDGFHPLNVGKVCVQKEAFLSATPMGVMRLLEHYHIDVKGKDVAIIGASNIIGKPLSMLMLNAGATISVCHILTKDISFYTKNADIVCVGVGKPNLITADMLKSGVIVIDIGINRLDNGKIVGDVDFENVKQKASFITPVPKGVGPMTIISLLENTLLAFQKQQKD; encoded by the coding sequence ATGGCAGACAAGGGCTGTGTTTTGCTAGATGGACAAGCATTAGCTTGCTCTATAGAAGAAAACCTAAAACATGAAATCCATAGTATTGTTTCAAATTCTAATAAACGCCCTAAATTAGCCGTTATTTTAGTGGGCAAAGACCCAGCAAGCGTTACTTATGTCAATATGAAAGTCAAAGCATGTCAAAGAGTTGGCATAGATTTTGATTTGCAAAATTTAAAAGATACTATCACTCAAGAAGAGCTTTTAAATCTTATTGCAAACTTTAATGCTAATAAAGATATTTCAGGGATTTTGGTTCAATTACCCTTACCCAAACATATTGATTCTAAAAAAATTTTAGAGGCTATTGACCCCAAAAAAGATGTTGATGGCTTTCACCCTCTTAATGTGGGCAAGGTTTGTGTGCAAAAAGAGGCTTTTTTGAGCGCAACACCTATGGGAGTTATGCGCCTTTTAGAGCATTATCATATTGATGTTAAAGGCAAAGATGTCGCTATTATTGGTGCGAGCAATATTATAGGCAAACCCTTAAGCATGCTCATGCTTAATGCTGGAGCAACTATTAGCGTGTGTCATATCTTAACCAAAGATATTTCTTTTTATACTAAAAATGCTGATATTGTATGTGTGGGCGTAGGTAAGCCTAATCTCATCACAGCAGACATGCTCAAAAGTGGAGTGATAGTTATAGATATAGGCATCAATCGCTTAGATAATGGAAAAATTGTAGGCGATGTGGATTTTGAAAATGTCAAGCAAAAGGCAAGCTTTATCACACCTGTTCCTAAAGGTGTAGGTCCTATGACCATTATTTCTCTTTTAGAAAATACTCTTTTAGCTTTTCAAAAACAACAAAAGGATTAA